Proteins encoded by one window of Culicoides brevitarsis isolate CSIRO-B50_1 chromosome 2, AGI_CSIRO_Cbre_v1, whole genome shotgun sequence:
- the LOC134829309 gene encoding translation initiation factor eIF2B subunit epsilon, which yields MEQEETFQAVLIVDNFTDAFTPYETIGLIPCVNVPLLDYALESLNRSGVEEVFVFASISIDQVKALVAEGKKNHKTWSIKMNVEIVSSEGCRCFGDALRDLDAKGLIRGHFVLMGAGTVTNAKLEPIFEEHKNKCKMDKGAAMTVIYKRAPGNQRTGDEVIIATDAHTNRLLFHQKLKPHQKERHFQFPLEILMENPEMIVHHDLIDPQIAICAPSVLPLFADNFDFETRDDFIRGLLINEEILASTIYVKELNEQEYARKITNWQSYNMVSNDIVNRWVYPLVPNNGICELEQKYAFLRNMVYKNNKSHLERDARLKANVVLGEGSNVGTKSVLNFTVVGKNCKIGSNCTLNHVFLFDGVTIKDNVKLEYCVVGKNSIVAENCQLDHGCVLGDECRLPPKTHLSKAIVRSTKPDDFDADDYEKLAEKAYVMKGEESLQIESDDEDEPKIVNSHVRMGKLESEYVESVYSSSSEDEEDDAPSPIPEDSNIFLSEVVESLKRGFEEKSNPDFLVLEINSSRYAYNMTLSEVNFYVIKAILSLPTLLQAETAKIFSVFEQLMKYFGPVVKNYIKGEAAMNDCLKAFEETFVQVPALKARAHQLLHYLYDNEILSEDVITAWYENLDDDSGCKTDAIGKFIQWLEDASEEDDSEDDSE from the exons ATGGAACAAGAAGAAACCTTTCAAGCTGTGCTCATAGTTGACAATTTCACAGATGCTTTTACGCCGTATGAGACAATT ggtcTCATTCCTTGCGTGAACGTTCCATTGCTCGACTATGCTTTGGAATCGTTAAATCGCAGCGGCGTCGAAGAAGTTTTCGTTTTTGCGAGCATTTCGATCGATCAAGTGAAGGCTCTTGTGGCGGAAGGcaagaaaaatcacaaaacatGGTCGATAAAAATGAACGTAGAGATTGTCAGTTCTGAAGGATGTCGTTGTTTCGGCGATGCTTTGAGAGATTTGGATGCTAAAGGACTGATTCGAGGTCATTTCGTGTTGATGGGAGCAGGAACTGTCACAAATGCGAAATTAGAACCGATTTTTGAGGAGCATAA aaacaAATGCAAAATGGACAAAGGAGCTGCCATGACAGTCATTTATAAACGAGCTCCGGGCAATCAACGAACCGGAGATGAAGTTATTATAGCAACAGATGCTCATACGAATCGTTTACTCTTCCATCAGAAGCTGAAACCGCATCAAAAGGAACGTCATTTCCAATTTCCCTTGGAAATTCTCATGGAAAATCCCGAAATGATTGTTCATCACGACTTGATTGATCCGCAAATTGCTATTTGTGCGCCTTCTGTTCTTCCTCTGTTCGCAGATAACTTTGATTTCGAGACACGAGATGATTTTATTCGAGGACTTTTGATCAACGAAGAAATTCTCGCAAGTACAATTTACGTCAAAGAGCTCAACGAACAAGAATACGCtcgaaaaatcacaaattggCAAAGTTACAACATGGTTTCCAATGACATCGTCAATCGATGGGTTTATCCTCTCGTACCGAACAACGGAATCTGTGAGTTGGAACAAAAATACGCCTTTTTGCGAAATATGGtctacaaaaacaacaaatcgcATCTTGAACGTGATGCTCGTCTCAAAGCCAACGTCGTTTTGGGCGAAGGATCAAACGTTGGCACAAAATCTGTCTTAAATTTCACCGTTGTCggcaaaaattgcaaaatcggGAGCAATTGTACTTTGAATCACGTCTTTTTGTTCGACGGAGTGACGATAAAAGACAATGTCAAGCTGGAATATTGCGTTGTAGGCAAAAATTCTATCGTCGCAGAAAATTGTCAATTAGATCATGGTTGTGTCCTTGGCGATGAATGTCGTTTACCGCCGAAAACTCATTTGAGCAAAGCAATTGTGCGAAGTACGAAGCCTGATGACTTCGATGCTGACGATTACGAGAAATTAGCGGAGAAAGCGTACGTTATGAAAGGAGAGGAATCCCTTCAGATCGAATCTGACGACGAAGATGAGCCAAAAATCGTTAATTCGCATGTCAGAATGGGAAAATTGGAGTCGGAATATGTCGAAAGTGTTTACAGCTCTTCGAGTGAAGATGAAGAGGATGATGCGCCGTCTCCAATTCCCGAAGATAGTAACA ttttcttGTCCGAAGTTGTTGAATCCCTTAAAAGAGGCTTCGAGGAGAAATCTAATCcagattttttggttttggaGATCAATTCTTCGCGTTACGCTTATAACATGACCTTGtctgaagttaatttttatgttatcaaGGCAATTTTGAGCCTTCCAACGTTATTACAAGCTGAAACTGCCAAGATTTTTTCCGTATTTGAGCAATTAATGAAGTATTTCGGACCTGTAGTGAAGAATTACATCAAAGGAGAGGCGGCGATGAACGATTGTCTCAAAGCATTTGAG gAAACTTTTGTTCAAGTTCCCGCTCTCAAAGCTCGTGCTCATCAGCTACTCCATTACCTGTATGACAACGAAATCCTCTCAGAAGACGTGATTACTGCTTGGTACGAGAACTTAGATGACGATTCGGGATGCAAAACGGATGCCATCggcaaatttattcaatggCTCGAAGATGCAAGCGAAGAGGACGACTCCGAAGACGACTcagaatga
- the LOC134829310 gene encoding mitochondrial amidoxime-reducing component 1-like, whose amino-acid sequence MESTITKVAAGASLVTFLAISYKKWQQNQIPRRWIQVGEISDLYFFPIKSCGKLSTREVECTKMGIKQQFLWDRSFMVIQESTNRFVTARQFPALVKLMPKIKNESILTLSAPNMEEIEVDIAKVVAKNEVVKPGTWENVPMETLDCGDDVAKWLSMYILKEEKGLRLVFYPLDYPTKPVYERSKNFPLATSEHTGALHDETSFMMINEASVEDLNKKVDFTVTPLTFRPNLVLKGPNAFDEDNFKWVKIGDEIIMRVTQQCLRCAFTVIDPETGERRSDGQPLKALKEYRQFPEYGTSPVMGIHLGLINGGGKIRVGDPVFVQG is encoded by the exons ATGG AATCTACTATCACAAAAGTTGCTGCTGGGGCATCGCTCGTGACTTTTTTGGCGATTTCCTACAAGAAATGGCAACAAAATCAAATTCCAAGAag ATGGATTCAAGTCGGAGAAATCTCagatttgtacttttttcctaTCAAATCATGCGGAAAGCTTTCAACACGAGAGGTTGAATGCACAAAAATGGGAATTAAGCAACAATTTCTATGGGATCGCTCTTTTATGGTTATTCAAGAGTCGACAAATCGTTTTGTAACTGCACGTCAATTCCCGGCTTTGGTAAAATTGAtgccaaaaatcaaaaatgagtCGATTTTGACACTTTCGGCACCAAATATGGAAGAAATTGAAGTCGATATTGCGAAAGTTGTTGCGAAAAATGAAGTTGTAAAGCCGGGAACGTGGGAAAATGTGCCCATGGAGACACTTGATTGCGGAGATGATGTCGCTAAATGGCTTTCAATGTACATTTTGAAGGAAGAAAAGGGATTGCGGCTCGTTTTTTATCCATTAGATTATCCAAC taaaccCGTTTACgaaagaagcaaaaatttccCCTTGGCTACTTCAGAACACACAGGAGCTTTACACGACGAGACAAGTTTCATGATGATCAACGAAGCATCGGTCGaggatttgaataaaaaagttgattttactGTAACTCCATTAACTTTTCGCCCGAATCTCGTACTAAAAGGACCAAATGCCTTCGACGAAGACAATTTCAAATGGGTTAAAATTGGAGACGAAATTATTATGAGAGTCACTCAGCAATGTTTGCGATGCGCTTTTACGGTAATTGATCCAGAAACAGGCGAGAGACGAAGCGATGGACAACCGTTGAAAGCTTTGAAGGAATATCGTCAATTTCCGGAGTACGGAACGTCGCCAGTTATGGGAATTCATCTTGGATTGATCAATGGCGGAGGAAAAATTCGAGTTGGAGATCCTGTTTTCGTTCAAggatag
- the LOC134831084 gene encoding protein windbeutel: MNPQKFAFLIISLAFSNFLAEVAASCKGCVELDSLTFDKILSKFQYSIVKFDISYPYGEKHEQFEEFSKAAADVSELLVAEVGVKDYGDKDNDDLAQRFNVKTDKFPVIKLFDRQNVDNPIEFSDAEWTADTIRKFVRQNSNLYIGLAGCVREFDDLARRFAVEFDSESARQSILEESKQLATTFEGKKEDYVAKIYIAYMERIIERGGLTFVQAEKQRLKKVLEGKVSDTKKEDLKKRLNILESFVLHEKSSVKNEL, encoded by the exons atgaatccacaaaaatttgcattccTCATCATTTCGTTGGCTTTCTCGAATTTTCTTGCTGAAGTAGCTGCAAGTTGTAAAGGTTGTGTCGAGCTCGATTCCTTAACTTTCGACAAAATTCTCTCCAAATTTCAATATTCCATCGTAAAATTCGACATTTCCTACCCTTATGGCGAGAAACACGAACAATTCGAGGAATTCTCGAAAGCTGCTGCGGATGTTAGTGAGCTGCTTGTAGCTGAAGTTGGCGTCAAAGATTACGGCGACAAAGATAATGACGATTTGGCGCAACGATTTAACGTGAAAACCGACAAATTTCctgtgataaaattatttgataggCAAAACGTTGACAATCCAATTGAGTTTTCAG ATGCCGAATGGACTGCTGACACGATTCGAAAGTTCGTGCGACAAAATTCGAATCTCTATATTGGCTTGGCGGGTTGCGTGCGTGAATTTGATGACTTAGCGCGACGATTTGCGGTAGAATTTGACTCGGAAAGTGCTCGGCAATCGATTCTCGAAGAGTCGAAACAACTTGCGACGACTTTTGAGggcaaaaaa GAGGATTACGTGGCTAAAATTTACATCGCCTATATGGAACGAATCATCGAACGAGGCGGATTAACGTTTGTACAAGCGGAAAAACAACGTTTGAAGAAAGTTCTTGAAGGAAAAGTCAGCGACACAAAGAAGGAAGATCTGAAAAAGAGATTGAACATCCTTGAATCCTTCGTTTTGCACGAAAAATCATCTGTCAAGAACGAACTTTGA